One Vicia villosa cultivar HV-30 ecotype Madison, WI linkage group LG5, Vvil1.0, whole genome shotgun sequence genomic window, aaccagtgtgctctataaattaaaacaataggttatatgaaaattttgctatacacaaaagaaacagagattagatgaacaaagaatgagaaactaaccctactggtcgggtattatacgcccaaagatgcagactttctgtattgtcggtggacatgaatctatcgactaagcgttgtctaactgattccggttctgaagcaattgccattccgctgcaatgggcggaagacacgaaacggaatctgttagacaatggattcccgcgcaacactctgtcatacaacaaccttaaataaaaacataataaacattagattattttcattaaaatgtgtaaataaattatattgtgggactaattaaataatatatcggatgagtgaatattaccggatgtatgagtgcatgttagtgacgcctagttaatcatgcctaaaaatctcctccaagtcatcaattgtaataagtgacttgaattcaataccgaagacactttcatccatatcgatttcacgtaaagcaccatccttcatatcggacatatcaaccattgttgcgagcgtcgaccagtatcgaggcacaaaagcaccgcctttttttcgcGCTGGATttggaggaccagtgggtggtacggtacgaacttgctgcgtcacttgttgtgactcccgagcggatgcctaaaaatcatataagttaggtaaaatataaaatcatgcagatttagattcagattaattattaacactttaaatgtacctcttttagtgatgcaacgtactcctcctcctgtaaaatccctttacccttaattgcgggttttataggagcagtctaaaattaaaatgtaaaaaataattaataaacggtttagaattgacattcgaaaactaaatgattcataatcgttttcaatatacctcatcactaatggtaatgagctccgagggccatgcaacaaatgatcctattgcatctcgcagcaatgtcgtctctgagaccatgtcaggtatcGATAggatcgcatcatgatctactacaacatccaccgatactttcaggtgtccatccgggagcggtctatggtgaagtaaatctcccaaagtgttgtgcacttttcccttgccaactagtcgataattcggttccgataagtatagttggcaagatgaaatgccctaaaccaatagtaaatataaagtcattatcattaataaaatagaacaatttaaaaggtaaaaaaattataattacctcgggaaatttcctttgatagttgatactagccttatcactagtttctttcaccgatgaagtgttgcacttttctctcatatacatctctttatctctttgcaattcagagacttgtgcttgcaattcctgcaacttttgcaacacttcttcattggtaggatttcttctcctaggactcttgtaaaaagaggttggagtcacaccatgacccttacccctcacccgaccgggatactcaggagcatctagtgctctactaagtacgctcccctcatcggtggatgccgattgcgacaaggtctcctgtaattcataaagacacagtattatacttacacattcagtaaaaactctctgaacttcgggatcgacagcttgattcttgcccacacgagcttccctccacaacacatgtacaggaagtgaggtttcctcacttttagtctcctctaactatgcattgacacaaatgataaaatcgtcaaataaaacacatttagacaattaattaaaatgcatttctatttacttacaagtttatcctctaagcgtgcatatcccatacgcccttttttgtatggatacgcgggtttggatgctctcgcgctattcgtggcactccttttccgaaaatcttcatctctttgatttacaaactcagtccaatctttttcaccaatgaagatctcatacttttttggccgtcccggtgcctcttcaagaaagtttccatctttatccttaagataggtgtttgtcaaaaaagctttccaccctctatatcttttgccggccaaactaagtatgtagcgtctacgatcatctggtatctcaaaagtcctctgcaaaaaaacatacacatagtgtgttagtataagtaatttaaacaatttatcgtcaagataataacaacaattaaccatatatgatatatacctgaagctcgtcccaaatcgctttttttttcgcatccaactcttcgcttttcagattccatttagctgtggagaccggaatatgcatacgaacaagtgtaccaatatagcttgtcaactttgcagaattaggaccaattgcttgtttatcagaattccaatccaaacggtatactaatccttggtctctatgtcgaacgattcccttcataatggtgatgcctcgtgcaacttcttttgcttcagtatcaggtggagcatttgtatctgtggcatctctttcttgagcatctctttcttgtgagttttcttgtgagttttctttagGAGCATCTCcatccggagccattgaacctgtatcaaacaaactaaagcacattagtacactattaataagctaacaatctatacaagtcaaatggaagtcaaaccatgcatgtacaagtgtatcggaaacgaaatcggtacaaatcaaaataagcgtcaaaaaaagaaagttgtcggaattgaacgaaatttacatggctatggtaaaacgtccccacggactcaaaaataaagtcggttttccaaaattcagaccctaagcccgacttttgattacgggcagaagcaaaaccgataaaaaaacagtcccgaaatgtaaagataagtgcatgagcagctccagaatcgtcaaaatagtatagttacatgtaaagaagtcgacaaacggatacatggttcaaaagttatgtacaaaacgagaatatgcaccaaaatt contains:
- the LOC131605424 gene encoding uncharacterized protein LOC131605424, giving the protein MCFSLFDTGSMAPDGDAPKENSQENSQERDAQERDATDTNAPPDTEAKEVARGITIMKGIVRHRDQGLVYRLDWNSDKQAIGPNSAKLTSYIGTLVRMHIPVSTAKWNLKSEELDAKKKAIWDELQRTFEIPDDRRRYILSLAGKRYRGWKAFLTNTYLKDKDGNFLEEAPGRPKKYEIFIGEKDWTEFVNQRDEDFRKRSATNSARASKPAYPYKKGRMGYARLEDKLLEETKSEETSLPVHVLWREARVGKNQAVDPEVQRVFTECETLSQSASTDEGSVLSRALDAPEYPGRVRGKGHGVTPTSFYKSPRRRNPTNEEVLQKLQELQAQVSELQRDKEMYMREKCNTSSVKETSDKASINYQRKFPEGISSCQLYLSEPNYRLVGKGKVHNTLGDLLHHRPLPDGHLKVMGFCWRKCVGKKEGLELSCSRSFDHSLHD